The following coding sequences lie in one Miscanthus floridulus cultivar M001 chromosome 9, ASM1932011v1, whole genome shotgun sequence genomic window:
- the LOC136479604 gene encoding uncharacterized protein, protein MVCCLLAVLLVASLLLPLARSDSTSSPPATTTYDEHRLRGFSRGLLSANACACMLHAGFEYFTVDLRSSCRIMLPVWSYLAAFSDRLTGSLDDSHILGLDDIRVRAFFY, encoded by the coding sequence ATGGTGTGCTGCCTCCTCGCTGTCCTCCTCGTGGCGTCGCTCCTGCTCCCACTCGCTCGCTCAGACTCCACCTCGTCACCGCCCGCCACCACCACGTATGACGAGCACCGCCTCCGGGGCTTCTCGCGCGGCCTGCTCTCGGCCAATGCATGTGCCTGCATGCTCCACGCCGGCTTCGAGTACTTCACCGTCGACCTCCGCTCTAGCTGCCGCATCATGCTGCCCGTGTGGAGCTACCTCGCCGCCTTCAGCGACCGCCTCACGGGCTCCCTCGATGACAGCCACATCTTAGGCCTCGACGACATCCGCGTCAGGGCCTTCTTCTACTAG